The sequence below is a genomic window from Pseudomonadota bacterium.
ATAACAACGGTCGTCAAGGATGGAAATGTCGATATCAGCGTAAGAGACACAGGCCAGGGCATTAAGGGAACAGAACTTCTCAGGATATTTGAATATTATTACACTACAAAGGATAAGGGCATTGGATTAGGGTTGCCTATCTCGTATACAATAATCAAAGATCATGGAGGCGGCATAAGGGCCTTCAGCGATGCAGGGAAGGGCACGACATTTTTAATAAGCTTACCAATGAACCAACCGCCAGAAGGGCAGAAAATAAGAGAATGAGAAGGCGAGAAAAGGGGTAAAGTATGGAACGGGCAAGTATATTAATTGTTGAGGATGAAGACGCACAGAGATCACTCCTTGGGGGTCTTTTAACAAAAGAAGGATATTCCGTAAAGGAAGCCGGTGATGGCAAAACAGCAATCGAGAGATTTAAGGAAGAAGTTCTTGATATCGCCCTTCTCGATTATAAACTGCCCGATACGGATGGTCTCTCCCTCATCAAGGAGTTCAAAGAGATAAACCCTGAAGTGGAAATCATTATGATTACGGCCTTCGGAAGCATAGAAAACGCGGTCAGCGCGCTGAAAGCAGGTGCTACCGAATATTTAACAAAGCCCATAGACCTTGACGACCTGCTTTTCAAGTTGAAAAAAATAGAGGAAAAGAGGCACTTGGTGCGGGAGAATATGGTGCTCAAGGAAACTCTGAGAGACAGACTTAAAGCAGAAGACCTCATCTATTCCGGCGAAAAGATGCACAACGTTGTAAGCCTTATCGTAAGGATCGCAAAGACGGATTCTACCTGTCTGATACGGGGTGAGAGCGGTGTGGGAAAAGAGGTTGTTGTAAACCTCGTCCACGGTTTGAGCGAGAGAAAAAACCAGCCCCTTGTGAAGGTCAACTGTGCGGCCATACCTGAAACCCTGCTTGAGAGCGAGCTCTTTGGATACGAAAAAGGTGCATTTACAGGGGCATATCAGAGAAAAGCAGGCAAGTTCGAATTGGCGGATAAAGGGACAATCTTTCTCGATGAGATAGGCGATATCCCGCTTCTGCTCCAGTCAAAACTATTAAGGGTAATACAGGAAAGGGAAGTTGAACGGCTTGGCGGGCTGCATCCGGTAAAGGTGGATGTAAGGATAATAACGGCAACCAATAAAAACCTTGAAGAAGAGGTAAAAAAAGGGGCATTCAGGGAAGACCTTTTCTACAGGTTGAATGTAGTTACCATTGATATACCTCCCTTGAGGGAGAGGAAGGAAGACATACCGCTGCTCCTTGACTTTTTCCTGAAAAAATATAATGACAGGCATAAGAAAAGCATTAAGGGATTTACAAAAGAATCAAGGGATGCATTGATAAAATATGATTATCCCGGCAATGTAAGGGAACTTGAAAATATAGTCGAACGGGCAATAGTGCTCACAAGAGGTGAATATATATCCAAGGAGGACTTGCCGTCTCTGGCAGAAGGCGAACATTCTGTTACGGAAGGGACTATTAAAGAT
It includes:
- a CDS encoding sigma-54 dependent transcriptional regulator, whose product is MERASILIVEDEDAQRSLLGGLLTKEGYSVKEAGDGKTAIERFKEEVLDIALLDYKLPDTDGLSLIKEFKEINPEVEIIMITAFGSIENAVSALKAGATEYLTKPIDLDDLLFKLKKIEEKRHLVRENMVLKETLRDRLKAEDLIYSGEKMHNVVSLIVRIAKTDSTCLIRGESGVGKEVVVNLVHGLSERKNQPLVKVNCAAIPETLLESELFGYEKGAFTGAYQRKAGKFELADKGTIFLDEIGDIPLLLQSKLLRVIQEREVERLGGLHPVKVDVRIITATNKNLEEEVKKGAFREDLFYRLNVVTIDIPPLRERKEDIPLLLDFFLKKYNDRHKKSIKGFTKESRDALIKYDYPGNVRELENIVERAIVLTRGEYISKEDLPSLAEGEHSVTEGTIKDVVGATEKRMVMEALMKADWVQTRAASIIGISERMLRYKIKKYNITR